The following coding sequences are from one Kosakonia sp. H02 window:
- the cutC gene encoding copper homeostasis protein CutC, translating to MTLLEICCYSVDDARIAQQHGADRIEFCAAPKEGGLTPSAGALKAIRQTVTIPVHPIVRPRGGDFCYRDDEFRAMLDDIHFMRELGFPGLVTGVLDEDGNVDSARMGEIMRAAEGMSVTFHRAFDMCADPRQAIETLAELGVARILTSGQQSSAEKGVSLIRELNALSGVPIIMAGAGVRAENLGIFLNAGVKEVHSSAGRWIPSPMRYRNTGLSMSSDVNADEYARYGVDKEAVALMKQMITRHGR from the coding sequence ATGACATTACTGGAAATCTGCTGTTACAGCGTTGACGACGCGCGAATAGCGCAGCAGCACGGAGCCGACCGGATTGAGTTTTGCGCCGCGCCGAAAGAGGGCGGGTTAACCCCTTCTGCCGGGGCATTGAAAGCCATACGCCAGACGGTCACCATTCCGGTGCACCCGATTGTGCGCCCGCGCGGCGGCGATTTTTGTTATCGCGACGATGAGTTTCGCGCCATGCTTGACGATATTCATTTCATGCGCGAGTTGGGCTTTCCGGGGCTGGTCACCGGCGTGCTGGATGAAGACGGCAATGTCGATAGCGCCCGGATGGGCGAAATTATGCGCGCCGCAGAGGGCATGTCGGTGACATTTCATCGCGCGTTTGATATGTGCGCCGATCCGCGTCAGGCGATTGAAACCCTTGCTGAATTAGGCGTCGCGCGCATTCTGACGTCCGGTCAGCAGTCTTCGGCAGAAAAAGGAGTTTCATTAATCAGGGAACTAAATGCTCTGTCCGGTGTTCCAATCATCATGGCTGGCGCAGGTGTGCGTGCGGAGAACCTTGGTATCTTTCTCAACGCCGGGGTGAAAGAAGTACACAGTTCAGCGGGGCGCTGGATACCGTCGCCAATGCGCTATCGCAATACAGGATTATCGATGTCATCAGACGTAAATGCGGATGAGTATGCCCGCTACGGTGTTGACAAAGAAGCCGTGGCTCTGATGAAGCAGATGATCACGCGTCACGGCCGCTAA
- a CDS encoding VOC family protein, translated as MSHWQTIEELQDIAEDLPHFADKLQNLTTRLGLNIAPLNADHISLRCHQNAMAERWRRGFEQCGELLSENIINGRPICLFKLHEPVCVAHWTFTVIELPWPGEKRYPHEGWEHIEIVLPGEVETLNARALALLADEGLSQPGIAVKTSSPKGEHERLPNPTLAVTDGQVTVKFHPWSIEEIVASEQ; from the coding sequence ATGAGCCATTGGCAAACAATCGAAGAGTTGCAGGATATTGCGGAAGATTTGCCGCATTTTGCCGACAAATTGCAAAATTTGACTACCCGCCTGGGGTTAAATATCGCACCCTTAAACGCCGACCATATTTCGCTGCGCTGCCACCAAAACGCGATGGCGGAACGCTGGCGGCGCGGTTTTGAACAGTGTGGTGAATTGCTGTCGGAAAATATCATCAACGGTCGGCCGATTTGCTTGTTTAAGTTGCACGAACCAGTCTGCGTTGCCCACTGGACCTTCACGGTCATTGAACTGCCGTGGCCGGGGGAAAAACGCTACCCGCACGAAGGCTGGGAACATATCGAAATCGTGCTGCCAGGCGAGGTGGAAACGCTGAATGCACGCGCACTGGCGCTGCTGGCCGATGAAGGGTTAAGCCAGCCGGGGATAGCAGTAAAAACCAGCTCACCGAAGGGAGAGCATGAACGGTTGCCCAACCCAACTCTGGCGGTAACGGACGGACAAGTGACGGTGAAATTTCACCCGTGGAGCATAGAAGAAATTGTCGCCAGCGAGCAGTGA